One Devosia lacusdianchii genomic window carries:
- a CDS encoding CPBP family intramembrane glutamic endopeptidase — translation MGGKTVLTRPQLALILHALALPLAMWFIVPTLTANLGGPAGYLLTLTIYWLGFCLPVIAIHVWRQRGALFSEKLPWRDWWVPGLLLLQVGAIAIAAFVPNTTMLTTHGAMLAAGVALINGPLEELAWRGGFMRVFATRPRLGFWLGWALFTAWHAPLLLSHGIVFAGGWPALLGGAAALGLVWSWIAWRTGSVFWVTIAHVLTNILTFWLFFDGNGFV, via the coding sequence ATGGGAGGAAAGACCGTGCTGACCCGCCCGCAACTTGCCCTCATCCTCCACGCCCTGGCCCTTCCACTGGCCATGTGGTTCATCGTCCCCACCCTCACCGCCAATCTCGGCGGACCAGCCGGCTACCTCCTCACACTCACAATCTACTGGCTGGGCTTCTGCCTGCCCGTTATCGCCATCCATGTCTGGCGCCAGCGCGGCGCGCTGTTCAGCGAAAAGCTGCCCTGGCGCGACTGGTGGGTGCCCGGGCTCCTGCTGCTGCAAGTCGGCGCCATCGCCATTGCCGCCTTCGTACCCAACACCACCATGCTGACCACCCACGGCGCCATGCTGGCGGCCGGCGTCGCGCTGATCAACGGCCCGCTCGAGGAGCTGGCCTGGCGCGGCGGCTTCATGCGGGTCTTCGCAACCCGGCCACGCCTCGGCTTCTGGCTCGGCTGGGCGCTGTTCACCGCCTGGCACGCGCCGCTGCTGCTCAGCCACGGCATTGTCTTCGCAGGCGGCTGGCCGGCATTACTGGGCGGCGCGGCGGCACTTGGCCTCGTCTGGAGCTGGATCGCCTGGCGCACCGGCTCGGTGTTCTGGGTCACCATCGCCCATGTGCTGACCAACATCCTGACATTCTGGCTGTTCTTCGACGGCAACGGCTTCGTCTGA
- the ffh gene encoding signal recognition particle protein translates to MFESLSDRLGKIFDGIRGRGALSASDVDNATREIRRALIEADVSLEVVKAFVEQVKDRAVGAEVTRSVTPGQQVVKIVHDELVAVLGDSAVAIDLNAPAPVTLLMVGLQGSGKTTTTAKIAKRLKDRNKKKVLLASLDTRRPAAMEQLRVLGEQVGVDTLDIVTSETPVQIARRAEREGRLGGYDVLILDTAGRTHIDEELMVETTEIKAVAKPHEILLVVDALTGQDAINVARSFDSRLDVTGIVMTRVDGDGRGGAALSMRAATGKPIKLIGMGEKMDALEDFHPSRIADRILGMGDIVSLVEKAAEHVSAEDAQKMAKKLKKGSFDLDDLRNQLIQMKKMGGMGGLMGLMPGAGQLKKAMANSNVDEKVFDRQIAIINSMTKKERAEPDLLNASRRKRIAAGAGVEVSEINKLAKQHRQMSDMMKKVGKGGMGALGGMFGGKMGNMLGGMPDLSKMDPAQLEQMARQAGIDPSQLKGLPSAPVPQLSEKLPTDVGALFKSAGSGLPGLGGAPRFPGLPGLGKKK, encoded by the coding sequence ATGTTTGAGAGCTTAAGCGACCGGCTTGGCAAAATCTTTGATGGCATTCGCGGCCGCGGCGCGCTGAGCGCCAGCGACGTCGACAATGCCACGCGCGAAATTCGCCGCGCGCTGATCGAGGCCGACGTTTCGCTTGAAGTGGTCAAGGCTTTCGTCGAGCAGGTCAAGGACCGTGCCGTTGGCGCCGAGGTCACCCGTTCGGTGACGCCGGGCCAGCAGGTGGTCAAGATCGTCCATGACGAGCTGGTCGCCGTGCTCGGCGACAGCGCCGTGGCTATCGATCTCAATGCTCCGGCGCCGGTCACGCTGCTGATGGTGGGTCTGCAGGGTTCGGGCAAGACCACGACCACGGCCAAGATCGCCAAGCGCCTCAAGGACCGGAACAAGAAGAAAGTCCTCCTCGCCTCGCTCGATACCCGCCGCCCGGCCGCCATGGAGCAGCTGCGGGTGCTGGGCGAGCAGGTGGGCGTCGATACGCTTGATATCGTCACCTCAGAAACACCGGTGCAGATCGCCCGCCGCGCCGAGCGCGAGGGCCGTCTGGGTGGCTATGACGTGCTTATTCTCGATACGGCGGGTCGCACGCATATCGACGAAGAGCTGATGGTCGAGACGACCGAAATCAAGGCCGTCGCCAAGCCGCACGAAATCCTGCTCGTCGTCGATGCGCTGACCGGCCAGGACGCGATCAATGTCGCGCGGTCGTTCGATAGCCGTCTGGATGTGACCGGCATCGTCATGACCCGCGTCGACGGCGATGGCCGTGGCGGTGCGGCCCTGTCGATGCGGGCCGCGACCGGCAAGCCGATCAAGCTGATCGGCATGGGCGAAAAGATGGATGCGCTCGAGGATTTCCATCCCTCGCGCATCGCCGACCGTATTCTGGGCATGGGCGACATCGTCTCGCTGGTCGAAAAGGCCGCCGAGCACGTTTCGGCCGAAGACGCGCAGAAGATGGCCAAGAAGCTCAAGAAGGGCTCCTTCGACCTCGACGACCTGCGCAACCAGCTCATCCAGATGAAGAAGATGGGCGGCATGGGTGGCCTCATGGGCCTGATGCCCGGCGCCGGCCAGCTCAAGAAGGCCATGGCCAATTCCAATGTCGATGAGAAGGTGTTCGATCGCCAGATCGCCATCATCAATTCGATGACCAAGAAAGAGCGCGCCGAACCCGACCTGCTCAATGCTTCGCGCCGCAAGCGCATTGCCGCCGGCGCGGGCGTCGAAGTTTCTGAGATCAACAAGCTGGCCAAGCAGCATCGCCAGATGTCCGACATGATGAAGAAGGTCGGCAAGGGTGGCATGGGTGCGCTGGGCGGCATGTTCGGCGGCAAGATGGGCAATATGCTCGGCGGCATGCCTGATTTGTCCAAGATGGACCCGGCGCAGCTCGAGCAGATGGCGCGGCAGGCGGGGATCGACCCCAGCCAGCTCAAGGGCCTGCCATCAGCCCCGGTGCCGCAACTTTCGGAAAAGCTGCCGACCGATGTCGGCGCCCTGTTCAAATCCGCCGGATCGGGTCTGCCCGGTCTCGGCGGTGCTCCCCGTTTCCCCGGTCTTCCTGGCCTGGGCAAGAAGAAATAG
- a CDS encoding Glu/Leu/Phe/Val family dehydrogenase: MTDDTLLDRALIRLEEAASHLAIDQDVIEKLKYPRETTKTRLLIRMDDGSRKSFLAWRCRYDDTRGPTKGGIRFHPNSTAEEVETLAFWMTFKCAVMNLPYGGGKGAVRVDPRTLSRTELERLSRAYMQAFATTVGPDRDIPAPDVYTNAMIMGWMADEYYQITGSVTPAVITGKPIALGGSLGRNDATARGGFYLVRHLAAELGLSGARTVAIQGFGNAGQYFAQLAADDGNKVVAVSDSAGAIHKPDGLDVTALIAGKNAGRRVTDLAAELGATVITADELIAVDAEVLVPAALEEMITAANAAGIKAKVVLELANGPVTAEADKILADKGVVVLPDILANAGGVTVSYFEWVQNRQGFYWDLEEIHARLQKMMDREGRAVWNIARDRNVSVRSAAYIHALGRLSTAIEAHGTQPFFVG; this comes from the coding sequence ATGACCGATGACACCTTGCTTGATCGTGCCCTCATTCGCCTTGAGGAGGCCGCCAGCCACCTCGCCATCGACCAGGACGTCATCGAAAAACTCAAATATCCGCGCGAAACCACCAAGACCCGCCTGCTGATCCGTATGGATGACGGCTCGCGCAAGTCGTTCCTCGCCTGGCGCTGCCGCTATGACGATACCCGCGGCCCCACCAAGGGCGGCATCCGCTTCCATCCCAATTCCACCGCCGAGGAAGTCGAGACGCTCGCCTTTTGGATGACCTTCAAATGCGCCGTGATGAACCTGCCCTATGGCGGGGGCAAAGGCGCGGTGCGCGTCGATCCGCGTACCCTGTCCAGAACCGAGCTGGAACGCCTGTCGCGTGCCTATATGCAGGCCTTTGCCACCACGGTCGGTCCCGATCGCGATATCCCGGCCCCCGACGTCTATACCAACGCCATGATCATGGGCTGGATGGCCGACGAATATTACCAGATCACCGGTAGCGTGACCCCCGCCGTCATCACCGGCAAGCCGATCGCCCTGGGCGGTTCGCTCGGCCGCAATGACGCCACGGCGCGCGGCGGTTTCTATCTGGTGCGCCACCTGGCCGCCGAACTGGGTCTGTCCGGCGCGCGCACCGTGGCCATCCAGGGCTTCGGTAATGCCGGGCAGTATTTCGCCCAGCTCGCTGCCGACGATGGCAACAAGGTCGTCGCCGTATCCGACTCGGCCGGTGCCATCCACAAACCCGATGGTCTCGACGTCACCGCGCTGATCGCAGGCAAGAACGCCGGCAGGCGCGTCACCGACCTCGCTGCCGAACTGGGCGCCACCGTCATCACTGCCGACGAACTGATTGCCGTGGATGCCGAAGTGCTGGTCCCGGCGGCGCTCGAAGAAATGATCACCGCCGCCAATGCCGCCGGCATCAAGGCCAAGGTGGTTCTCGAACTCGCCAATGGTCCGGTGACCGCGGAGGCCGACAAGATCCTGGCCGACAAGGGCGTCGTGGTACTGCCCGATATCCTCGCCAATGCCGGCGGCGTGACCGTCTCCTATTTCGAGTGGGTGCAGAACCGCCAGGGCTTCTACTGGGACCTCGAGGAAATCCACGCCCGCCTGCAGAAGATGATGGATCGCGAAGGCCGCGCCGTCTGGAACATCGCCCGCGACCGCAACGTCTCGGTGCGCTCGGCCGCCTATATCCACGCGCTGGGACGGCTGTCGACCGCCATCGAGGCCCATGGCACGCAGCCCTTCTTCGTCGGCTAA
- the leuD gene encoding 3-isopropylmalate dehydratase small subunit — protein sequence MDKFTRLTGVAAPLPIINIDTDMIIPKQYLKTIKRTGLGTALFSEMRYNEDGTENPDFVLNKPGYRKATIIVAGDNFGCGSSREHAPWALLDFGVRCVISTSFADIFYNNCFKNGILPLVVTPEQLKLLLDDAERGSNATLTIDLEAQTVQGPDGGTIHFDIDPSRKQILLEGLDDIAGTLKSDPSITTFENKMAADRPWL from the coding sequence ATGGACAAGTTCACCCGTCTGACCGGTGTCGCGGCGCCCCTGCCGATCATTAATATCGACACCGACATGATCATCCCCAAGCAATATCTCAAGACCATCAAGCGGACCGGTCTGGGCACCGCCCTGTTCAGCGAGATGCGCTACAACGAGGATGGCACCGAGAACCCCGATTTCGTGCTCAACAAGCCGGGCTATCGCAAGGCGACCATCATCGTCGCCGGCGACAATTTCGGCTGCGGTTCGAGCCGCGAGCATGCGCCATGGGCCTTGCTCGATTTCGGCGTGCGCTGCGTCATCTCCACCAGCTTCGCCGACATTTTCTACAATAACTGCTTCAAGAACGGCATTCTGCCGCTGGTGGTGACGCCCGAGCAGCTCAAGCTGCTGCTCGACGATGCCGAACGCGGCTCCAACGCCACGCTGACCATCGACCTCGAAGCCCAGACCGTGCAGGGCCCCGACGGCGGCACCATCCATTTCGATATCGACCCGTCGCGCAAGCAGATCCTGCTCGAAGGCCTCGACGATATCGCGGGTACGCTCAAGTCCGATCCCTCGATCACCACCTTCGAAAACAAGATGGCGGCCGACCGCCCCTGGCTCTGA
- a CDS encoding GNAT family N-acetyltransferase gives MVDIVYEAELKPESRAGVADGLGAFNGSKTSNFAGLRFGTIGLLLKHPETDAVDGGLTARIGFGWMFVELLFVPDRLRGQGVGRQLMQQAETVAREHGCIGIWLDTFSFQAPGFYEKLGFVTFGEIANMPPGSSRLFFQKHLS, from the coding sequence ATGGTCGACATCGTCTACGAGGCAGAGCTCAAGCCGGAAAGCCGGGCGGGCGTCGCAGACGGGCTGGGAGCCTTTAACGGCAGCAAGACCAGCAACTTTGCCGGCCTCCGGTTCGGCACGATCGGCCTCTTGCTGAAGCATCCCGAGACCGATGCCGTCGATGGTGGTCTGACCGCCCGCATCGGCTTTGGCTGGATGTTCGTCGAACTGCTGTTCGTGCCTGATCGGCTGCGTGGCCAGGGCGTCGGCCGCCAGCTCATGCAGCAGGCGGAAACCGTGGCGCGTGAGCATGGCTGCATCGGCATCTGGCTCGACACGTTCAGCTTCCAGGCGCCCGGCTTCTACGAAAAACTCGGCTTCGTTACCTTTGGTGAGATTGCCAATATGCCGCCCGGCTCCAGCCGGCTCTTTTTCCAAAAACACTTGAGTTAA
- the leuB gene encoding 3-isopropylmalate dehydrogenase has product MATHSLFLLPGDGIGTEIMVEVEKLIAWTNSEQLTDFSTDTGLAGGAAYDKHQLAITDEDTEKAKAADAVIFGAVGGPKWDNVPYEHRPEAALLRLRKEMAVFANLRPAICYPALADASSLKRELVEGLDILIVRELTGGVYFGEPKTITDLGEGQKRAIDTQVYETYEIDRIARVAFDLARTRNNKVHSADKKNVMKSGVLWDEVVKGVGKDYADVELHHILADNAAMQLVRNPKQFDVMVTDNLFGDILSDVAAMLTGSLGMLPSASLGAPDPVTGKRKAFYEPVHGSAPDIAGKGIANPIAMIASVAMALRYSFGQIELATRIENAISAVLSDGLRTGDIAQDNRKTVGTEEMGAAILAKLKA; this is encoded by the coding sequence ATGGCCACCCATTCCCTATTCCTGTTGCCCGGCGACGGCATCGGCACCGAGATCATGGTCGAGGTCGAAAAGCTGATCGCCTGGACCAATAGCGAGCAGCTCACCGATTTCTCGACGGATACGGGTCTCGCCGGCGGTGCCGCCTATGACAAGCACCAGCTGGCCATCACCGACGAGGACACCGAAAAGGCCAAGGCCGCCGATGCGGTGATCTTTGGCGCCGTGGGTGGGCCCAAGTGGGATAACGTCCCCTATGAGCATCGCCCCGAAGCGGCCCTGCTGCGCCTGCGCAAGGAAATGGCCGTCTTTGCCAATCTCCGCCCCGCCATCTGCTACCCGGCGCTCGCCGATGCCTCCTCGCTCAAGCGCGAATTGGTGGAAGGCCTCGATATCCTGATCGTGCGCGAGCTGACTGGCGGCGTCTATTTCGGCGAGCCCAAGACCATTACCGATCTCGGCGAGGGCCAGAAACGCGCCATCGATACCCAGGTCTACGAGACCTACGAAATCGACCGCATCGCCCGCGTCGCCTTCGACCTGGCCCGCACCCGCAACAACAAGGTGCACTCGGCCGACAAGAAGAACGTCATGAAGTCGGGTGTCCTGTGGGACGAAGTGGTCAAGGGCGTCGGCAAGGACTATGCCGATGTCGAGTTGCACCACATCCTCGCCGACAACGCCGCCATGCAGTTGGTGCGCAATCCCAAGCAGTTCGACGTCATGGTCACCGATAACCTGTTCGGCGACATCCTCTCCGACGTCGCCGCCATGCTGACCGGCTCACTCGGCATGCTGCCCTCAGCCTCGCTCGGCGCCCCCGATCCGGTCACCGGCAAGCGCAAGGCTTTCTACGAGCCCGTACACGGCTCGGCCCCCGACATTGCCGGCAAGGGCATTGCCAACCCCATCGCCATGATTGCATCGGTCGCCATGGCGCTGCGCTATTCGTTCGGTCAGATCGAGCTTGCTACCCGCATCGAGAATGCCATCTCCGCCGTACTCAGCGATGGCCTCCGCACCGGCGATATCGCCCAGGACAACCGCAAGACGGTTGGCACCGAAGAAATGGGCGCGGCAATTTTGGCCAAGCTCAAGGCGTAA
- a CDS encoding nucleoside diphosphate kinase regulator, producing MFPSLPLPDILVNSDDYNRVLLLAERVSMTMPYVSAYLERELSRAEVCQPWDPAGVSMGHRVMFRLDDEPTTRLGRLTYPNRPFGEKGNVTILGPVGAALIGMRRHSTIEWLDEGRTRTLTVLDYGW from the coding sequence TTGTTCCCCTCGCTGCCCCTGCCGGACATTCTCGTCAACTCGGACGACTATAATCGCGTGCTGCTGCTGGCTGAGCGGGTCAGCATGACCATGCCCTATGTCTCGGCCTATCTGGAGCGCGAGCTCAGTCGCGCTGAGGTGTGTCAGCCCTGGGATCCAGCCGGGGTATCAATGGGCCACCGGGTAATGTTCCGGCTCGATGACGAGCCGACGACGCGGCTGGGGCGGCTGACCTATCCGAACCGTCCCTTCGGCGAAAAAGGCAATGTCACCATTCTCGGGCCGGTCGGCGCGGCGCTGATCGGTATGCGGCGCCATTCCACCATCGAGTGGCTCGACGAGGGCCGCACCCGCACGCTGACAGTGCTCGATTACGGCTGGTAG
- the argC gene encoding N-acetyl-gamma-glutamyl-phosphate reductase, whose product MVAKIFIDGEAGTTGLQIRERLAGRRDLQVLSISADKRKDQDERKRLLNAADVAILCLPDDAARESVSLIDNGTTRVIDASTAFRVDPAWAYGFAEMDQSQSEIIANARFVTNPGCWPQGLIANVRPLIAAGLIPSDHPLTYNGISGYTGGGKQMIAEYEAEGDAASHFMPYGLTFQHKHVPEMTTYTGAKSAPLFVPTVGDFAQGMTTFVPLQLGQLATVPTGRQLHAAIADHFAAIKDSFVTVAPYEELAKTPALDPEAHNGTNTMTLHVFANDARAQAVLVAVYDNLGKGASGAAVQNLNLMLGVSAKESLAA is encoded by the coding sequence CCGCGAGCGCCTGGCCGGCCGCCGCGACCTCCAAGTGCTCTCCATTTCGGCAGACAAGCGCAAGGACCAGGATGAGCGCAAGCGCCTGCTCAACGCCGCCGATGTCGCCATCCTCTGCCTGCCCGACGATGCCGCCAGGGAGAGCGTGTCGCTGATCGACAATGGCACCACCCGCGTCATCGACGCCTCGACCGCTTTCCGCGTCGATCCCGCCTGGGCCTATGGTTTTGCCGAGATGGACCAGAGCCAGTCCGAAATCATCGCCAATGCACGCTTCGTCACCAATCCCGGCTGCTGGCCGCAGGGGCTGATTGCCAATGTCCGCCCGCTGATTGCGGCCGGCCTGATCCCGTCAGACCATCCGCTGACCTATAACGGCATTTCCGGCTATACCGGCGGCGGCAAGCAGATGATTGCCGAGTATGAGGCTGAAGGCGACGCTGCCAGCCACTTCATGCCCTATGGGCTGACGTTCCAGCACAAGCATGTGCCTGAGATGACCACCTATACCGGCGCCAAATCCGCTCCGCTCTTCGTGCCAACCGTCGGCGACTTCGCCCAGGGCATGACCACCTTCGTGCCGCTGCAACTGGGCCAGCTCGCGACAGTGCCGACGGGCCGCCAGCTTCACGCTGCCATTGCCGACCATTTTGCTGCCATCAAGGACAGCTTCGTCACCGTTGCACCCTACGAGGAACTCGCCAAGACCCCGGCGTTGGACCCCGAGGCGCATAACGGCACCAACACCATGACCCTGCACGTCTTCGCCAATGACGCGCGCGCTCAGGCGGTGCTCGTCGCGGTCTACGACAATCTCGGCAAGGGCGCGTCGGGTGCTGCCGTGCAGAATCTCAACCTGATGCTGGGCGTGAGTGCGAAAGAGAGCCTCGCGGCCTGA
- the rpsP gene encoding 30S ribosomal protein S16 produces MALKLRLARGGTKKRPFYHIVVADARSPRDGRFIEKLGTFNPLLAKDSEQRVVLNSERAKHWLDVGAQPTDRVLRFLDTAGLTKRDARNNPNKAKPGEKATQRAEEKAAKAAAIEEAKNAPKEAPAAEEAAAE; encoded by the coding sequence ATGGCCCTCAAGCTCCGTCTCGCCCGTGGTGGCACCAAGAAGCGTCCCTTCTACCATATCGTCGTTGCCGATGCCCGCTCGCCCCGCGATGGCCGCTTCATCGAGAAGCTGGGCACCTTCAATCCGCTCCTGGCCAAGGACAGCGAACAGCGCGTTGTGCTGAACAGCGAACGTGCCAAGCACTGGCTCGACGTCGGCGCCCAGCCGACCGACCGCGTGCTGCGTTTCCTCGACACGGCCGGCCTCACCAAGCGTGATGCCCGCAACAACCCCAACAAGGCCAAGCCAGGCGAAAAGGCGACCCAGCGCGCTGAAGAAAAGGCCGCCAAGGCCGCCGCTATCGAAGAAGCCAAGAACGCCCCCAAGGAAGCTCCGGCCGCTGAAGAAGCTGCTGCCGAGTAA
- a CDS encoding class I SAM-dependent methyltransferase, with product MVTVRLSPMAIAARHTAALAALALTGGESVLEIGSGHGVAVRLVLERLTTGTITALDRSQKMIDAVAQGAPEALAAGRLRTRAEALEDADFGDERFDAIFAVNVDMNLRLGTRWPGLLKALLKPGGRVVLAFDPPPDTGKGHAFASKSLDRLSAAGFDGVLVPAHGKVTVIRAALR from the coding sequence ATGGTTACCGTCAGGCTTAGTCCCATGGCCATCGCCGCCCGACACACTGCCGCTCTTGCCGCACTCGCGCTTACGGGCGGCGAGTCCGTGCTCGAAATCGGTTCCGGGCACGGGGTGGCGGTGCGGCTGGTGCTGGAGCGGCTGACCACGGGCACCATTACCGCGCTCGACCGCTCGCAGAAGATGATCGATGCGGTGGCACAGGGCGCGCCCGAGGCCCTGGCGGCGGGCCGGCTCCGGACCCGGGCCGAGGCGCTTGAGGACGCAGATTTCGGTGACGAGCGCTTCGACGCGATCTTTGCCGTCAATGTCGACATGAACCTGCGGCTCGGCACGCGCTGGCCGGGCCTGCTGAAGGCGCTGCTCAAGCCGGGCGGACGTGTGGTGCTGGCCTTCGATCCGCCCCCCGATACCGGCAAGGGCCATGCCTTTGCCAGCAAGTCGCTGGATCGGTTGTCGGCCGCGGGGTTTGATGGCGTTCTGGTGCCGGCGCATGGCAAGGTGACGGTGATCAGGGCGGCGTTGCGCTAG
- a CDS encoding RidA family protein, whose protein sequence is MVQRVSTGSPFEATFGYSRAVRHEDTVYVSGTTGYDYATMTMPDDVGQQAANALATIDKALKEAGSSIQDTVRVVYYVGDRNDVNAVVAAVGPVFKDIRPAASMLIVQMIEAGMKIEIEVTARIGAANS, encoded by the coding sequence ATGGTTCAGCGCGTCTCTACCGGTTCGCCCTTCGAAGCCACCTTCGGCTATTCCCGTGCTGTCAGGCACGAGGACACTGTCTACGTCTCCGGCACCACCGGCTATGACTATGCCACCATGACCATGCCCGACGATGTCGGCCAGCAGGCCGCCAACGCCCTGGCCACCATCGACAAGGCCCTCAAGGAAGCCGGCTCGTCCATCCAGGATACGGTGCGCGTGGTCTACTATGTCGGCGACCGCAATGACGTGAACGCCGTCGTCGCCGCCGTCGGCCCCGTGTTCAAGGATATCCGCCCGGCCGCCTCCATGCTGATCGTGCAGATGATCGAAGCCGGCATGAAGATCGAAATCGAAGTCACCGCCCGGATCGGCGCGGCTAACAGCTGA
- a CDS encoding GNAT family N-acetyltransferase yields MTHTAALQVDPATPPPAASARADARLDVVVHARLVDAEAAWRAVEATGVLTPYQRYDWVAALVEAGAEPNGRAAIAVVNRGTVPVAILPLLIERQYGAVRARMLGAHQSNSDWILSAPDFQPSPDELRDIFEHVAHAAGGIDLIQLLSQPASWQGVTNPVLALPHAPAPSNLYTASIGGTPVPYIEHRFTTKRRSNINRGRRRLQEQFGPVRLVRVTDAATLARVQAVFIEQRGARFDEMGVDNIFAQPPFPQFFRELTTQAFASERPALCAHALLAGDDIVATSWGAMAGDHYSQYINSTSSGPAGRYSLMGILVAELMDELTPAGIATFDMGLGDFDYKIEWTEPQQVFNSVIPLTLKGQVAAGVTQQVAALKRLIKQTPALWNAAKWARGHIFKLRQR; encoded by the coding sequence ATGACCCATACCGCCGCGCTCCAGGTCGATCCCGCGACGCCGCCGCCCGCCGCAAGCGCGCGCGCCGATGCGCGTCTCGACGTGGTCGTGCATGCACGCCTGGTCGACGCCGAAGCCGCCTGGCGAGCTGTTGAGGCGACCGGCGTGCTGACGCCTTACCAGCGCTATGATTGGGTGGCAGCGCTGGTCGAGGCCGGCGCCGAGCCAAACGGGCGCGCGGCCATCGCCGTCGTCAATCGCGGTACCGTTCCGGTAGCCATCCTGCCACTGCTGATCGAACGTCAGTATGGCGCGGTGCGCGCCCGCATGCTGGGCGCCCACCAATCCAATAGCGACTGGATTCTCTCCGCGCCCGATTTCCAGCCATCGCCAGACGAACTGCGCGACATTTTCGAACACGTCGCCCACGCCGCCGGCGGCATTGACCTCATCCAGCTGCTGAGCCAGCCGGCAAGCTGGCAGGGTGTGACCAATCCGGTGCTGGCTTTGCCGCACGCTCCCGCGCCATCCAATCTCTACACCGCGAGCATCGGCGGCACGCCCGTGCCCTATATCGAGCATCGCTTCACCACCAAGCGACGCAGCAATATCAATCGCGGCCGCCGCCGGCTGCAGGAACAGTTCGGACCGGTCCGGTTGGTTCGCGTGACTGACGCCGCCACCCTGGCGCGGGTCCAGGCGGTATTCATTGAGCAGCGCGGCGCACGCTTCGATGAAATGGGCGTCGACAACATCTTTGCCCAGCCGCCCTTTCCGCAATTCTTCCGCGAACTGACGACCCAGGCCTTTGCCAGCGAACGCCCGGCGCTATGCGCACATGCACTTCTGGCGGGCGACGACATCGTCGCCACCAGCTGGGGCGCCATGGCCGGCGACCACTATTCGCAATATATCAACTCCACCTCATCGGGCCCGGCGGGGCGCTATAGCCTGATGGGCATTCTGGTCGCCGAGCTGATGGACGAGCTGACCCCGGCCGGCATAGCCACCTTCGACATGGGCCTGGGCGACTTCGACTACAAGATCGAGTGGACCGAACCGCAGCAAGTGTTCAACAGCGTCATCCCGCTCACCCTCAAGGGTCAGGTCGCCGCTGGCGTCACCCAGCAGGTCGCCGCCCTCAAGCGGCTCATCAAGCAGACGCCCGCCCTGTGGAACGCCGCCAAATGGGCGCGCGGGCACATCTTCAAGCTGCGTCAGCGCTAG
- a CDS encoding aldo/keto reductase codes for MHYTRLGRTGLKVSRLCLGTLSFGQPTAERPWALTPEDARPIIRRAWEAGINFFDTANVYLDGLSEEVTGALLKEIAPREDFVLATKVRFNNRRTGPNGPGLSRKAILHEIDESLRRLGTDYVDLYQIHRADPETPAEETMEALHDLVRAGKVRYVGASSMYAWEFLKYQRAAERNGWTRFVSMQNYISLVYREEEREMLPLCADDGIGVIPWSPLAAGKLTRPWGAQTVRSSGDVFAKTMYDENDNNDRAIVAATEQLAQRRGVSMAQIALAWHFHKPVISAPILGVSRLSNLEDALGALDVALSPDEIAELETPYRVSGVRGI; via the coding sequence ATGCACTACACGCGCTTGGGCCGCACTGGCCTCAAGGTGAGCAGGCTTTGCCTTGGCACACTTTCTTTCGGCCAACCCACCGCCGAACGGCCCTGGGCCCTCACCCCCGAGGACGCCCGGCCGATCATCCGCCGCGCCTGGGAGGCCGGTATCAATTTCTTCGACACCGCCAATGTCTATCTCGATGGCCTCTCGGAGGAGGTGACGGGCGCTCTGCTCAAGGAAATCGCCCCGCGCGAAGACTTCGTCCTCGCCACCAAGGTCCGCTTCAACAACCGGCGCACCGGGCCAAACGGTCCCGGCCTTTCGCGCAAGGCGATCCTGCACGAAATCGACGAAAGCCTGCGCCGCTTGGGCACGGATTATGTCGATCTCTACCAGATTCATCGCGCCGACCCCGAGACACCGGCCGAAGAAACCATGGAGGCCCTGCACGACCTCGTCCGGGCCGGCAAGGTCCGCTATGTCGGCGCCTCCTCAATGTATGCCTGGGAATTCCTCAAGTATCAGCGGGCTGCCGAGCGCAACGGCTGGACGCGTTTCGTCTCGATGCAGAACTACATCAGCCTGGTCTATCGCGAAGAAGAGCGGGAAATGCTGCCGCTCTGCGCCGATGACGGCATCGGCGTCATTCCGTGGTCGCCGCTGGCCGCCGGCAAGCTGACCCGGCCCTGGGGCGCGCAGACCGTGCGCAGTTCCGGCGACGTCTTCGCCAAGACCATGTATGACGAGAACGACAATAACGACCGGGCCATCGTCGCCGCCACCGAGCAGCTGGCGCAGCGACGCGGCGTCTCCATGGCGCAGATCGCGCTGGCCTGGCACTTCCACAAGCCGGTCATATCAGCGCCCATTCTCGGCGTGTCCCGGCTATCCAATCTCGAAGACGCACTCGGCGCGCTCGATGTCGCGCTTTCACCGGATGAAATTGCCGAGCTCGAAACGCCTTACCGCGTGTCCGGCGTGCGTGGCATCTGA